The Perca fluviatilis chromosome 2, GENO_Pfluv_1.0, whole genome shotgun sequence genome includes a region encoding these proteins:
- the LOC120570981 gene encoding uncharacterized protein LOC120570981 isoform X3, translating to MSVGIQSSAPKMRTVGTQLSMGTLRASMRSKGTQAIVPCVSVYTETTSSSPEFTPMSSTPIRPQDFRPRKRPRLELEEEEGDTSTELQAEPQDSTYIPGDSVLTDESAMSSEPVSTYKDDKYIVFESCLRELFQSCPVCKRQCDVQRRKMGTYVSFTQLCPHCNYSRQWQSQPVVGSTPVGNLHLSAATYFTGSSFIQLEKICKAMNLQIFQYDTFRRHARSFLEPAIIHKWKTDQQHLFQKLQHGGKIGVSGDMRADSPGHSAKYGSYTLMHLDSNRIIDLQLVQSNEVGGSYHMEKEGLKRCLDLLDSNGLVMDYIVTDRHPQIQKYLRERSITHFYDVWHFEKGLSKKLEKVAQNKDCGVLKKWLRSIKSHVYWSATSSTSGPEKVAKWMSIVNHIQNVHLHENPLFPKCQHPDRVSRDPSKWFQPGSMALYKVEKILVNKRVVKDVEKLSHHYQTSSLEAFHSLILRFTPKNVVFPFMGMLCRTWHRNMRDPQRRKWLHAICPALLKGQSEPYILGTRIKKLQAYPAYNARRDYHPNSPSQVAPAPVHKAKIGKVPVWTGLDNSEHHSYL from the exons ATGTCAGTGGGCATACAGTCCAGTGCTCCAAAAATGAGAACAGTCGGCACACAGCTATCCATGGGTACGCTGAGGGCTTCCATGAGAAGCAAAG gcaCCCAGGCAATAGTGCCCTGTGTTAGTGTTTACACTGAGACCACTTCAAGCTCCCCAGAATTCACCCCGATGTCTTCAACCCCAATAAGACCCCAAGATTTCAGACCTCGCAAGAGACCTCGTCTTGagttggaggaggaagagggagacacCTCAACAGAGTTGCAAGCTGAGCCACAAGACTCAACATATATCCCTGGTGACTCTGTTCTAACGGACGAATCTGCCATGTC gtctGAGCCAGTGTCTACTTATAAGGATGATAAGTACATTGTTTTTGAAAGTTGCCTAAGGGAGCTTTTTCAAAGCTGTCCTGTATGCAAGAGGCAGTGTGACGTTCAGCGCCGAAAAATGGGAACATATGTGTCATTCACACAGCTCTGCCCGCACTGCAACTATTCAAGACAGTGGCAGAGTCAGCCTGTTGTAGGAAGTACCCCCGTCGGCAACCTAcacctgtcagcggcaacataTTTCACCGGTTCATCCTTCATCCAACTGGAAAAG ATATGCAAGGCCATGAATCTTCAGATTTTCCAGTATGACACCTTCAGGAGGCATGCTAGGAGTTTTCTGGAGCCAGCCATAATCCACAAATGGAAGACGGATCAGCAACATCTTTTTCAAAAGTTACAGCATGGAGGAAAGATTGGAGTCAGTGGAGATATGCGAGCTGACTCCCCAG GGCACTCAGCAAAGTATGGGAGCTACACACTGATGCACCTAGACAGTAACCGCATTATTGACCTTCAGCTTGTTCAG AGCAATGAAGTAGGTGGTAGTTACCACATGGAGAAGGAGGGCCTTAAACGCTGCCTGGATCTACTGGATTCAAACGGTTTGGTGATGGACTACATTGTCACCGACCGTCATCCACAGATCCAGAAGTATCTGAGGGAGCGCAGCATCACCCACTTCTATGATGTGTGGCACTTTGAGAAAG GTTTGTCAAAGAAACTTGAAAAAGTTGCGCAAAACAAGGACTGCGGGGTGTTGAAAAAGTGGCTGCGTAGCATCAAAAGCCATGTCTACTGGAGTGCAACATCGTCAACATCAGGGCCAGAGAAGGTAGCCAAGTGGATGTCGATTGTCAACCACATCCAGAACGTGCACTTGCATGAAAACCCTCTTTTCCCTAAGTGCCAACATCCTGATCGAGTGTCAAGGGATCCAAGTAAATGGTTTCAACCAG gGTCAATGGCGCTCTACAAAGTGGAAAAAATCCTGGTCAATAAGAGGGTTGTCAAAGATGTGGAGAAGCTGAGCCACCACTACCAAACATCATCCCTGGAGGCTTTCCACAGTTTGATCCTTCGCTTCACACCCAAGAATGTGGTTTTCCCTTTCATGGGCATGCTTTGCAG GACCTGGCATCGGAACATGAGAGACCCTCAAAGGAGGAAGTGGTTGCACGCCATCTGTCCCGCTTTGCTCAAGGGACAGTCGGAACCGTACATACTAGGGACCCGGATCAAGAAACTGCAGGCGTATCCGGCGTACAACGCACGACGGGATTACCACCCTAACAGTCCTTCCCAAGTAGCCCCAGCACCAGTTCACAAAGCCAAGATAGGCAAGGTGCCTGTATGGACAGGATTGGACAATAGTGAACATCACTCTTACTTATAG
- the LOC120570981 gene encoding uncharacterized protein LOC120570981 isoform X1, with protein MSVGIQSSAPKMRTVGTQLSMGTLRASMRSKGTQAIVPCVSVYTETTSSSPEFTPMSSTPIRPQDFRPRKRPRLELEEEEGDTSTELQAEPQDSTYIPGDSVLTDESAMSSEPVSTYKDDKYIVFESCLRELFQSCPVCKRQCDVQRRKMGTYVSFTQLCPHCNYSRQWQSQPVVGSTPVGNLHLSAATYFTGSSFIQLEKICKAMNLQIFQYDTFRRHARSFLEPAIIHKWKTDQQHLFQKLQHGGKIGVSGDMRADSPGHSAKYGSYTLMHLDSNRIIDLQLVQSNEVGGSYHMEKEGLKRCLDLLDSNGLVMDYIVTDRHPQIQKYLRERSITHFYDVWHFEKGLSKKLEKVAQNKDCGVLKKWLRSIKSHVYWSATSSTSGPEKVAKWMSIVNHIQNVHLHENPLFPKCQHPDRVSRDPSKWFQPGSMALYKVEKILVNKRVVKDVEKLSHHYQTSSLEAFHSLILRFTPKNVVFPFMGMLCRLYLAAMHYNENADRKQATTSAGQPVFKVVFPKSRKGEVTARPVKTDPTYKYVEELMRLVFEEVFEDPTPFVEVLKLIPIPKDLASEHERPSKEEVVARHLSRFAQGTVGTVHTRDPDQETAGVSGVQRTTGLPP; from the exons ATGTCAGTGGGCATACAGTCCAGTGCTCCAAAAATGAGAACAGTCGGCACACAGCTATCCATGGGTACGCTGAGGGCTTCCATGAGAAGCAAAG gcaCCCAGGCAATAGTGCCCTGTGTTAGTGTTTACACTGAGACCACTTCAAGCTCCCCAGAATTCACCCCGATGTCTTCAACCCCAATAAGACCCCAAGATTTCAGACCTCGCAAGAGACCTCGTCTTGagttggaggaggaagagggagacacCTCAACAGAGTTGCAAGCTGAGCCACAAGACTCAACATATATCCCTGGTGACTCTGTTCTAACGGACGAATCTGCCATGTC gtctGAGCCAGTGTCTACTTATAAGGATGATAAGTACATTGTTTTTGAAAGTTGCCTAAGGGAGCTTTTTCAAAGCTGTCCTGTATGCAAGAGGCAGTGTGACGTTCAGCGCCGAAAAATGGGAACATATGTGTCATTCACACAGCTCTGCCCGCACTGCAACTATTCAAGACAGTGGCAGAGTCAGCCTGTTGTAGGAAGTACCCCCGTCGGCAACCTAcacctgtcagcggcaacataTTTCACCGGTTCATCCTTCATCCAACTGGAAAAG ATATGCAAGGCCATGAATCTTCAGATTTTCCAGTATGACACCTTCAGGAGGCATGCTAGGAGTTTTCTGGAGCCAGCCATAATCCACAAATGGAAGACGGATCAGCAACATCTTTTTCAAAAGTTACAGCATGGAGGAAAGATTGGAGTCAGTGGAGATATGCGAGCTGACTCCCCAG GGCACTCAGCAAAGTATGGGAGCTACACACTGATGCACCTAGACAGTAACCGCATTATTGACCTTCAGCTTGTTCAG AGCAATGAAGTAGGTGGTAGTTACCACATGGAGAAGGAGGGCCTTAAACGCTGCCTGGATCTACTGGATTCAAACGGTTTGGTGATGGACTACATTGTCACCGACCGTCATCCACAGATCCAGAAGTATCTGAGGGAGCGCAGCATCACCCACTTCTATGATGTGTGGCACTTTGAGAAAG GTTTGTCAAAGAAACTTGAAAAAGTTGCGCAAAACAAGGACTGCGGGGTGTTGAAAAAGTGGCTGCGTAGCATCAAAAGCCATGTCTACTGGAGTGCAACATCGTCAACATCAGGGCCAGAGAAGGTAGCCAAGTGGATGTCGATTGTCAACCACATCCAGAACGTGCACTTGCATGAAAACCCTCTTTTCCCTAAGTGCCAACATCCTGATCGAGTGTCAAGGGATCCAAGTAAATGGTTTCAACCAG gGTCAATGGCGCTCTACAAAGTGGAAAAAATCCTGGTCAATAAGAGGGTTGTCAAAGATGTGGAGAAGCTGAGCCACCACTACCAAACATCATCCCTGGAGGCTTTCCACAGTTTGATCCTTCGCTTCACACCCAAGAATGTGGTTTTCCCTTTCATGGGCATGCTTTGCAG GTTGTACCTCGCAGCCATGCACTACAATGAAAATGCAGACCGCAAGCAAGCCACAacatctgcaggacaaccagtATTCAAGGTTGTGTTTCCCAAGTCCAGGAAGGGGGAGGTGACTGCGAGGCCAGTAAAAACAGACCCTACATACA AATATGTGGAAGAACTTATGAGGCTGGTTTTCGAGGAGGTGTTTGAGGACCCAACTCCATTTGTTGAGGTGCTGAAACTGATCCCCATCCCCAAGGACCTGGCATCGGAACATGAGAGACCCTCAAAGGAGGAAGTGGTTGCACGCCATCTGTCCCGCTTTGCTCAAGGGACAGTCGGAACCGTACATACTAGGGACCCGGATCAAGAAACTGCAGGCGTATCCGGCGTACAACGCACGACGGGATTACCACCCTAA
- the LOC120570981 gene encoding uncharacterized protein LOC120570981 isoform X2: MSVGIQSSAPKMRTVGTQLSMGTLRASMRSKGTQAIVPCVSVYTETTSSSPEFTPMSSTPIRPQDFRPRKRPRLELEEEEGDTSTELQAEPQDSTYIPGDSVLTDESAMSSEPVSTYKDDKYIVFESCLRELFQSCPVCKRQCDVQRRKMGTYVSFTQLCPHCNYSRQWQSQPVVGSTPVGNLHLQICKAMNLQIFQYDTFRRHARSFLEPAIIHKWKTDQQHLFQKLQHGGKIGVSGDMRADSPGHSAKYGSYTLMHLDSNRIIDLQLVQSNEVGGSYHMEKEGLKRCLDLLDSNGLVMDYIVTDRHPQIQKYLRERSITHFYDVWHFEKGLSKKLEKVAQNKDCGVLKKWLRSIKSHVYWSATSSTSGPEKVAKWMSIVNHIQNVHLHENPLFPKCQHPDRVSRDPSKWFQPGSMALYKVEKILVNKRVVKDVEKLSHHYQTSSLEAFHSLILRFTPKNVVFPFMGMLCRLYLAAMHYNENADRKQATTSAGQPVFKVVFPKSRKGEVTARPVKTDPTYKYVEELMRLVFEEVFEDPTPFVEVLKLIPIPKDLASEHERPSKEEVVARHLSRFAQGTVGTVHTRDPDQETAGVSGVQRTTGLPP; this comes from the exons ATGTCAGTGGGCATACAGTCCAGTGCTCCAAAAATGAGAACAGTCGGCACACAGCTATCCATGGGTACGCTGAGGGCTTCCATGAGAAGCAAAG gcaCCCAGGCAATAGTGCCCTGTGTTAGTGTTTACACTGAGACCACTTCAAGCTCCCCAGAATTCACCCCGATGTCTTCAACCCCAATAAGACCCCAAGATTTCAGACCTCGCAAGAGACCTCGTCTTGagttggaggaggaagagggagacacCTCAACAGAGTTGCAAGCTGAGCCACAAGACTCAACATATATCCCTGGTGACTCTGTTCTAACGGACGAATCTGCCATGTC gtctGAGCCAGTGTCTACTTATAAGGATGATAAGTACATTGTTTTTGAAAGTTGCCTAAGGGAGCTTTTTCAAAGCTGTCCTGTATGCAAGAGGCAGTGTGACGTTCAGCGCCGAAAAATGGGAACATATGTGTCATTCACACAGCTCTGCCCGCACTGCAACTATTCAAGACAGTGGCAGAGTCAGCCTGTTGTAGGAAGTACCCCCGTCGGCAACCTAcacct ACAGATATGCAAGGCCATGAATCTTCAGATTTTCCAGTATGACACCTTCAGGAGGCATGCTAGGAGTTTTCTGGAGCCAGCCATAATCCACAAATGGAAGACGGATCAGCAACATCTTTTTCAAAAGTTACAGCATGGAGGAAAGATTGGAGTCAGTGGAGATATGCGAGCTGACTCCCCAG GGCACTCAGCAAAGTATGGGAGCTACACACTGATGCACCTAGACAGTAACCGCATTATTGACCTTCAGCTTGTTCAG AGCAATGAAGTAGGTGGTAGTTACCACATGGAGAAGGAGGGCCTTAAACGCTGCCTGGATCTACTGGATTCAAACGGTTTGGTGATGGACTACATTGTCACCGACCGTCATCCACAGATCCAGAAGTATCTGAGGGAGCGCAGCATCACCCACTTCTATGATGTGTGGCACTTTGAGAAAG GTTTGTCAAAGAAACTTGAAAAAGTTGCGCAAAACAAGGACTGCGGGGTGTTGAAAAAGTGGCTGCGTAGCATCAAAAGCCATGTCTACTGGAGTGCAACATCGTCAACATCAGGGCCAGAGAAGGTAGCCAAGTGGATGTCGATTGTCAACCACATCCAGAACGTGCACTTGCATGAAAACCCTCTTTTCCCTAAGTGCCAACATCCTGATCGAGTGTCAAGGGATCCAAGTAAATGGTTTCAACCAG gGTCAATGGCGCTCTACAAAGTGGAAAAAATCCTGGTCAATAAGAGGGTTGTCAAAGATGTGGAGAAGCTGAGCCACCACTACCAAACATCATCCCTGGAGGCTTTCCACAGTTTGATCCTTCGCTTCACACCCAAGAATGTGGTTTTCCCTTTCATGGGCATGCTTTGCAG GTTGTACCTCGCAGCCATGCACTACAATGAAAATGCAGACCGCAAGCAAGCCACAacatctgcaggacaaccagtATTCAAGGTTGTGTTTCCCAAGTCCAGGAAGGGGGAGGTGACTGCGAGGCCAGTAAAAACAGACCCTACATACA AATATGTGGAAGAACTTATGAGGCTGGTTTTCGAGGAGGTGTTTGAGGACCCAACTCCATTTGTTGAGGTGCTGAAACTGATCCCCATCCCCAAGGACCTGGCATCGGAACATGAGAGACCCTCAAAGGAGGAAGTGGTTGCACGCCATCTGTCCCGCTTTGCTCAAGGGACAGTCGGAACCGTACATACTAGGGACCCGGATCAAGAAACTGCAGGCGTATCCGGCGTACAACGCACGACGGGATTACCACCCTAA
- the LOC120570981 gene encoding uncharacterized protein LOC120570981 isoform X4 produces the protein MSVGIQSSAPKMRTVGTQLSMGTLRASMRSKGTQAIVPCVSVYTETTSSSPEFTPMSSTPIRPQDFRPRKRPRLELEEEEGDTSTELQAEPQDSTYIPGDSVLTDESAMSSEPVSTYKDDKYIVFESCLRELFQSCPVCKRQCDVQRRKMGTYVSFTQLCPHCNYSRQWQSQPVVGSTPVGNLHLSAATYFTGSSFIQLEKICKAMNLQIFQYDTFRRHARSFLEPAIIHKWKTDQQHLFQKLQHGGKIGVSGDMRADSPGHSAKYGSYTLMHLDSNRIIDLQLVQSNEVGGSYHMEKEGLKRCLDLLDSNGLVMDYIVTDRHPQIQKYLRERSITHFYDVWHFEKGLSKKLEKVAQNKDCGVLKKWLRSIKSHVYWSATSSTSGPEKVAKWMSIVNHIQNVHLHENPLFPKCQHPDRVSRDPSKWFQPGSMALYKVEKILVNKRVVKDVEKLSHHYQTSSLEAFHSLILRFTPKNVVFPFMGMLCSIVNVTNKLLRLKNKYVEIRWRLRRTLFLST, from the exons ATGTCAGTGGGCATACAGTCCAGTGCTCCAAAAATGAGAACAGTCGGCACACAGCTATCCATGGGTACGCTGAGGGCTTCCATGAGAAGCAAAG gcaCCCAGGCAATAGTGCCCTGTGTTAGTGTTTACACTGAGACCACTTCAAGCTCCCCAGAATTCACCCCGATGTCTTCAACCCCAATAAGACCCCAAGATTTCAGACCTCGCAAGAGACCTCGTCTTGagttggaggaggaagagggagacacCTCAACAGAGTTGCAAGCTGAGCCACAAGACTCAACATATATCCCTGGTGACTCTGTTCTAACGGACGAATCTGCCATGTC gtctGAGCCAGTGTCTACTTATAAGGATGATAAGTACATTGTTTTTGAAAGTTGCCTAAGGGAGCTTTTTCAAAGCTGTCCTGTATGCAAGAGGCAGTGTGACGTTCAGCGCCGAAAAATGGGAACATATGTGTCATTCACACAGCTCTGCCCGCACTGCAACTATTCAAGACAGTGGCAGAGTCAGCCTGTTGTAGGAAGTACCCCCGTCGGCAACCTAcacctgtcagcggcaacataTTTCACCGGTTCATCCTTCATCCAACTGGAAAAG ATATGCAAGGCCATGAATCTTCAGATTTTCCAGTATGACACCTTCAGGAGGCATGCTAGGAGTTTTCTGGAGCCAGCCATAATCCACAAATGGAAGACGGATCAGCAACATCTTTTTCAAAAGTTACAGCATGGAGGAAAGATTGGAGTCAGTGGAGATATGCGAGCTGACTCCCCAG GGCACTCAGCAAAGTATGGGAGCTACACACTGATGCACCTAGACAGTAACCGCATTATTGACCTTCAGCTTGTTCAG AGCAATGAAGTAGGTGGTAGTTACCACATGGAGAAGGAGGGCCTTAAACGCTGCCTGGATCTACTGGATTCAAACGGTTTGGTGATGGACTACATTGTCACCGACCGTCATCCACAGATCCAGAAGTATCTGAGGGAGCGCAGCATCACCCACTTCTATGATGTGTGGCACTTTGAGAAAG GTTTGTCAAAGAAACTTGAAAAAGTTGCGCAAAACAAGGACTGCGGGGTGTTGAAAAAGTGGCTGCGTAGCATCAAAAGCCATGTCTACTGGAGTGCAACATCGTCAACATCAGGGCCAGAGAAGGTAGCCAAGTGGATGTCGATTGTCAACCACATCCAGAACGTGCACTTGCATGAAAACCCTCTTTTCCCTAAGTGCCAACATCCTGATCGAGTGTCAAGGGATCCAAGTAAATGGTTTCAACCAG gGTCAATGGCGCTCTACAAAGTGGAAAAAATCCTGGTCAATAAGAGGGTTGTCAAAGATGTGGAGAAGCTGAGCCACCACTACCAAACATCATCCCTGGAGGCTTTCCACAGTTTGATCCTTCGCTTCACACCCAAGAATGTGGTTTTCCCTTTCATGGGCATGCTTTGCAG taTTGTAAACGTAACAAATAAATTGTTAAGgctaaaaaacaaatatgtagaAATAAGGTGGCGTCTGAGAAGAACGCTCTTCTTAAGCACTTAA
- the LOC120570981 gene encoding uncharacterized protein LOC120570981 isoform X6 — MSVGIQSSAPKMRTVGTQLSMGTLRASMRSKGTQAIVPCVSVYTETTSSSPEFTPMSSTPIRPQDFRPRKRPRLELEEEEGDTSTELQAEPQDSTYIPGDSVLTDESAMSSEPVSTYKDDKYIVFESCLRELFQSCPVCKRQCDVQRRKMGTYVSFTQLCPHCNYSRQWQSQPVVGSTPVGNLHLSAATYFTGSSFIQLEKICKAMNLQIFQYDTFRRHARSFLEPAIIHKWKTDQQHLFQKLQHGGKIGVSGDMRADSPGHSAKYGSYTLMHLDSNRIIDLQLVQSNEVGGSYHMEKEGLKRCLDLLDSNGLVMDYIVTDRHPQIQKYLRERSITHFYDVWHFEKGLSKKLEKVAQNKDCGVLKKWLRSIKSHVYWSATSSTSGPEKVAKWMSIVNHIQNVHLHENPLFPKCQHPDRVSRDPSKWFQPGSMALYKVEKILVNKRVVKDVEKLSHHYQTSSLEAFHSLILRFTPKNVVFPFMGMLCRCLRTQLHLLRC; from the exons ATGTCAGTGGGCATACAGTCCAGTGCTCCAAAAATGAGAACAGTCGGCACACAGCTATCCATGGGTACGCTGAGGGCTTCCATGAGAAGCAAAG gcaCCCAGGCAATAGTGCCCTGTGTTAGTGTTTACACTGAGACCACTTCAAGCTCCCCAGAATTCACCCCGATGTCTTCAACCCCAATAAGACCCCAAGATTTCAGACCTCGCAAGAGACCTCGTCTTGagttggaggaggaagagggagacacCTCAACAGAGTTGCAAGCTGAGCCACAAGACTCAACATATATCCCTGGTGACTCTGTTCTAACGGACGAATCTGCCATGTC gtctGAGCCAGTGTCTACTTATAAGGATGATAAGTACATTGTTTTTGAAAGTTGCCTAAGGGAGCTTTTTCAAAGCTGTCCTGTATGCAAGAGGCAGTGTGACGTTCAGCGCCGAAAAATGGGAACATATGTGTCATTCACACAGCTCTGCCCGCACTGCAACTATTCAAGACAGTGGCAGAGTCAGCCTGTTGTAGGAAGTACCCCCGTCGGCAACCTAcacctgtcagcggcaacataTTTCACCGGTTCATCCTTCATCCAACTGGAAAAG ATATGCAAGGCCATGAATCTTCAGATTTTCCAGTATGACACCTTCAGGAGGCATGCTAGGAGTTTTCTGGAGCCAGCCATAATCCACAAATGGAAGACGGATCAGCAACATCTTTTTCAAAAGTTACAGCATGGAGGAAAGATTGGAGTCAGTGGAGATATGCGAGCTGACTCCCCAG GGCACTCAGCAAAGTATGGGAGCTACACACTGATGCACCTAGACAGTAACCGCATTATTGACCTTCAGCTTGTTCAG AGCAATGAAGTAGGTGGTAGTTACCACATGGAGAAGGAGGGCCTTAAACGCTGCCTGGATCTACTGGATTCAAACGGTTTGGTGATGGACTACATTGTCACCGACCGTCATCCACAGATCCAGAAGTATCTGAGGGAGCGCAGCATCACCCACTTCTATGATGTGTGGCACTTTGAGAAAG GTTTGTCAAAGAAACTTGAAAAAGTTGCGCAAAACAAGGACTGCGGGGTGTTGAAAAAGTGGCTGCGTAGCATCAAAAGCCATGTCTACTGGAGTGCAACATCGTCAACATCAGGGCCAGAGAAGGTAGCCAAGTGGATGTCGATTGTCAACCACATCCAGAACGTGCACTTGCATGAAAACCCTCTTTTCCCTAAGTGCCAACATCCTGATCGAGTGTCAAGGGATCCAAGTAAATGGTTTCAACCAG gGTCAATGGCGCTCTACAAAGTGGAAAAAATCCTGGTCAATAAGAGGGTTGTCAAAGATGTGGAGAAGCTGAGCCACCACTACCAAACATCATCCCTGGAGGCTTTCCACAGTTTGATCCTTCGCTTCACACCCAAGAATGTGGTTTTCCCTTTCATGGGCATGCTTTGCAG GTGTTTGAGGACCCAACTCCATTTGTTGAGGTGCTGA
- the LOC120570981 gene encoding uncharacterized protein LOC120570981 isoform X7, which produces MSVGIQSSAPKMRTVGTQLSMGTLRASMRSKGTQAIVPCVSVYTETTSSSPEFTPMSSTPIRPQDFRPRKRPRLELEEEEGDTSTELQAEPQDSTYIPGDSVLTDESAMSSEPVSTYKDDKYIVFESCLRELFQSCPVCKRQCDVQRRKMGTYVSFTQLCPHCNYSRQWQSQPVVGSTPVGNLHLSAATYFTGSSFIQLEKICKAMNLQIFQYDTFRRHARSFLEPAIIHKWKTDQQHLFQKLQHGGKIGVSGDMRADSPGHSAKYGSYTLMHLDSNRIIDLQLVQSNEVGGSYHMEKEGLKRCLDLLDSNGLVMDYIVTDRHPQIQKYLRERSITHFYDVWHFEKGLSKKLEKVAQNKDCGVLKKWLRSIKSHVYWSATSSTSGPEKVAKWMSIVNHIQNVHLHENPLFPKCQHPDRVSRDPSKWFQPGSMALYKVEKILVNKRVVKDVEKLSHHYQTSSLEAFHSLILRFTPKNVVFPFMGMLCRTYEAGFRGGV; this is translated from the exons ATGTCAGTGGGCATACAGTCCAGTGCTCCAAAAATGAGAACAGTCGGCACACAGCTATCCATGGGTACGCTGAGGGCTTCCATGAGAAGCAAAG gcaCCCAGGCAATAGTGCCCTGTGTTAGTGTTTACACTGAGACCACTTCAAGCTCCCCAGAATTCACCCCGATGTCTTCAACCCCAATAAGACCCCAAGATTTCAGACCTCGCAAGAGACCTCGTCTTGagttggaggaggaagagggagacacCTCAACAGAGTTGCAAGCTGAGCCACAAGACTCAACATATATCCCTGGTGACTCTGTTCTAACGGACGAATCTGCCATGTC gtctGAGCCAGTGTCTACTTATAAGGATGATAAGTACATTGTTTTTGAAAGTTGCCTAAGGGAGCTTTTTCAAAGCTGTCCTGTATGCAAGAGGCAGTGTGACGTTCAGCGCCGAAAAATGGGAACATATGTGTCATTCACACAGCTCTGCCCGCACTGCAACTATTCAAGACAGTGGCAGAGTCAGCCTGTTGTAGGAAGTACCCCCGTCGGCAACCTAcacctgtcagcggcaacataTTTCACCGGTTCATCCTTCATCCAACTGGAAAAG ATATGCAAGGCCATGAATCTTCAGATTTTCCAGTATGACACCTTCAGGAGGCATGCTAGGAGTTTTCTGGAGCCAGCCATAATCCACAAATGGAAGACGGATCAGCAACATCTTTTTCAAAAGTTACAGCATGGAGGAAAGATTGGAGTCAGTGGAGATATGCGAGCTGACTCCCCAG GGCACTCAGCAAAGTATGGGAGCTACACACTGATGCACCTAGACAGTAACCGCATTATTGACCTTCAGCTTGTTCAG AGCAATGAAGTAGGTGGTAGTTACCACATGGAGAAGGAGGGCCTTAAACGCTGCCTGGATCTACTGGATTCAAACGGTTTGGTGATGGACTACATTGTCACCGACCGTCATCCACAGATCCAGAAGTATCTGAGGGAGCGCAGCATCACCCACTTCTATGATGTGTGGCACTTTGAGAAAG GTTTGTCAAAGAAACTTGAAAAAGTTGCGCAAAACAAGGACTGCGGGGTGTTGAAAAAGTGGCTGCGTAGCATCAAAAGCCATGTCTACTGGAGTGCAACATCGTCAACATCAGGGCCAGAGAAGGTAGCCAAGTGGATGTCGATTGTCAACCACATCCAGAACGTGCACTTGCATGAAAACCCTCTTTTCCCTAAGTGCCAACATCCTGATCGAGTGTCAAGGGATCCAAGTAAATGGTTTCAACCAG gGTCAATGGCGCTCTACAAAGTGGAAAAAATCCTGGTCAATAAGAGGGTTGTCAAAGATGTGGAGAAGCTGAGCCACCACTACCAAACATCATCCCTGGAGGCTTTCCACAGTTTGATCCTTCGCTTCACACCCAAGAATGTGGTTTTCCCTTTCATGGGCATGCTTTGCAG AACTTATGAGGCTGGTTTTCGAGGAGGTGTTTGA